The genomic segment AACCTCACGACCAAATGGGTCGCTGTGATCCTGATTGCCATACCCATTATCATTCAGGTCTATTTTAATTCCAGTCTGACTTACCTGCTCATGCGCTTTTTCAAAGTACCCCATAATGTGGCGTCGCCCGGCGCGCTCATTGGGGCGAGCAACTTTTTTGAACTGGCTGTGGCGGTGGCCATCACACTCTTCGGGCCAAGTTCCGGTGCCGCCCTGGCCTGCGTGGTAGGCGTTCTGGTGGAAGTGCCGGTGATGCTCTCGGTCTGTAACATCTGCAACCGTTCACAGGGTTGGTATAATCGGCTGCTGCCCGGAGCATCAGCAAGCGCGTGTGAAAAGTAATAATAAGGAAAGGTGGTTGGCCTGATGAAGAAAAATGAATTGATCATTTATGAGGGAGCCATGTGCTGTTCGACAGGCGTCTGCGGTCCGGAACCGGACCAGACCCTGATAGCGTTCAATGAAACACTGAAACGTCTGCAAACCGAGTATGGCGATCAATTAACGATCATGCGGGCCAGTTTGACGTTCAATAGTCTCATTTTCCTGTCACATCCGGAAATTGCCCGGCTGGTCAAGGAAAGCGGCCCGGAAATTCTGCCGATTACAACTATTAACGGCGACCTCATCGCCAGGCGAAAATACCTGACCTATGCGGAATTGAAAGCGGCTATCGAAGAAAAAATGAACCGCGCAAATTGAGGATTGATAAACAGAAATGATTAAGGATTTAATTAAACCTGACAAAAATCAGGTTAAGTATATATTTTTTAGCGGCAAGGGCGGTGTCGGCAAAAGTACGATGAGCTGTGCCACGGCAGTCTGGCTTGCGAAAGTGGGATATAAAACGCTGCTG from the Deltaproteobacteria bacterium HGW-Deltaproteobacteria-6 genome contains:
- a CDS encoding arsenical resistance operon transcriptional repressor ArsD, producing MKKNELIIYEGAMCCSTGVCGPEPDQTLIAFNETLKRLQTEYGDQLTIMRASLTFNSLIFLSHPEIARLVKESGPEILPITTINGDLIARRKYLTYAELKAAIEEKMNRAN